The sequence GGCGCCGGGCGGGGTGGCGATCCTGGCCGGGCTGCTGGACCGCCAGGCACCCCAGGTGCTGGCCGCGCACCGGCTGCAGCGGCTGACGCTGCAGGACAAGATCTCGATCCGCGGCTGGCCGACGCTGATCCTGGGTTGAGGCCGCACAGCGCGCCCGCTGCAGCGGCCGTCGCTCCTGGACAAAATCGCGGCCCGCGGCCGGCCTAGGCTGGGGTTCCGGCTGCGGGATCGTCCGCCGCCGGTGCCGCCGAGGTTCCCCGATGACCGCCGTCCTCTCTTCCGTCGCCGCGCTCCTGGCCGGGGTCGGGCTGATGCTGTGCGGCAATGGCTTGCAGGCGGTGCTGGTGGCGGTGCGGGCGACCGACGCCGGCTTCGGCACCGTGGTCACCGGCCTGCTCGGCTCCGGCTACTATGCCGGCTTCGTGCTGGGCTGCCTCTTCGGGCCCCATCTGGTGCGCCGCGCCGGCCATGTCCGCACCTTCGCGGCGGTGGCGGCGCTGGCGGCGGCGGTCGCCCTGTCCTTCCCGCAGCTGGTCCATCCGGCGCCCTGGATCGTGCTGCGCGGCGGCACCGGCTTCTGCTTCGCCGTGGTGTTCATGGTGATCGAGAGCTGGCTGAACGAGCAGGCGACCAGCCGCACCCGCGGCACCGTGCTGTCGCTCTACACCATCGTCACCCTGGTCGCGATCACCATCGGCCAGATGCTGCTGGGGGTGGAGGCCGGCAACCCGATGGCCGCCTTCACCTGGATCGCGATCATGATCTGCCTGGCGGTGCTGCCGATCGCGATGACCCGCGTCGCCGCACCGCCCCCGCCGCAGACGGTGCGGCTGCGGCTGGCCCGGCTGGCCGCGACCTCGCCGGTCGGCGCCGCGGCCTGCCTGGTGGTCGGCATCGCCAACGCCGCCTTCTGGTCGCTGGGGCCGGTCTTCGCCCAGGCGCGCGGCTTCGACGCCGCGACCGTGGCGCTGTTCATGAGCGTGGGGGTGCTGGGCGGCGCCGTCGGGCAATGGCCGCTGGGCCGGCTGTCCGACCGGGTCGACCGGCGCTGGACGATCGTGATCTCGGGGATCGGCACCGCCGCGGCCGGCGCGGCGCTGCTGGCGGTCGACGGGCTGCCGGAGACGGCGGTGATCGGCCTCGCCTTCCTGTACGGCGCCTTCTCGCTGCCGCTGTATCCGCTGGCGCTGGCGCACACCTTCGACCAGGTCAAGGCCGGGGAGTTCGTCGAGACCTCGAGCGGCCTGCTGCTGATCTACGCCGTCGGCGCCGTGGTCGGGCCGGTGCCGGCCAGCCTGCTGATGGTGCAGCTGGGATACCCGACGCTGTTCGCCTTCGTCGGCGCGGTGAACCTGGCGCTGGTCGCCTTCACCCTGTACCGGATGGGGCGGCGGGCCCGCGCCCCGGCCGAAGCACGGCCGGGCTTCGTGTCGGTGCAGCCGGCGACCCAGGGCGCCATCGGGCTCGACCCGCGGGCGCCGGAGACGCCCGCCGCCGAGGCCGCCGAACGCTGATCAGCCGGCCCGGTCAGGCCACGCTGGCGAGCCGGTTGGTGTTGGCGGCGCGCTGCAGCGAGGCGCGCACGGCGCCTTCCGGCAGCATGGCGGCGACATCGTCGTCGCCCTGCACCAGCACCGTCTCGATCAGGTTGCGGGTCAAGCCGATGTCCTCGAGCTGCCGGTCGGTCAGCTCCATCAGCTCGTGATAGGTCAGGCTGCGGTCGATGCCACCGCGGATCCGGAAGAAGCCGCGGATGAGAGTGGCGAGAAGCTGGTATCCCATGATCGTGTGTCCCGTGTTTCCGCTTCCTGCTGGCGCAGGTTATTGCGTTGCAACATCCGCCGCGGCCCTGCCGTGACGGCGTGGAGGAACGCTGCTTCCGGGAGACGTTTCCGAGATTGTCGTTGATGGAGGGATCACCAGGACGGCGATCTCACTTTGATAGAATGCGCGCTTTCTTGTGCATCGCAACATCGAATTTGTGCATAGCAACATATCCGTTTACGCGGCCGTCTGGAGGTTGAACGGGACGGTGCCCGCCGCTTCCCCCGCCCCGCCCGATGCGCGATAAGGAGTCATCCCGCCCGGCGCGCCGACGACCGGGCCGCCCCCGCTGACGGACGCGCTGCCGATGACCACCGATCTCGCCGATGCCCTCGCCGCCGCGGCTGCCGACACCGGCGGCCGCTACGACGCCGCCGGGCTGCAGGAGCTGCTGGAGGGCGTGATCGCCGCGCCCGCGGCGCTGGACGACCGGGAGTGGATGGAGCTGGCGGTGCCGGGCGCGACCGAGGCCCAGGCCAAGCGGCTGCGCGCCGCAAAAGCCGCGGTCGCCGCCGCCCGCCGGCCGGCCGGGCCGAAGCCGGCGGAGCGGCTGGCCGCGCTGCGCGGCGTGCTGGCGCGCCTCGGCCTTGACGCCTATGTCGTGCCGCATGCCGACGAGCATCAGGGCGAGTACCTGCCGGCCCGGGCCGAGCGCTTGGCCTGGCTGACCGGCTTCACCGGCTCCGCCGGCATCGCCGTCGTCACCGCCGAGCGCGCGGCGATCTTCATCGACGGCCGCTACACCATCCAGGCCGAGCAGCAGACCGACCCGGCGCTGTGGGAGCGGCGGCACCTGCACCAGGAGCCGCACGAGGCTTGGCTGGCCGAGGCGCTGCCGAAGGGCGGCCGCGCCGGCTACGACCCGCGCCTGGTCACGGTCTCCTGGGTCGAGAAGGCGCGCAAGGCGGTGGAGGCCGCGGGCGGCTCTCTGGTGGCGGTCGAGGAGAACCCGATCGACACGCTGTGGACCGACCAGCCGCCGGCCCCGATTTCCCCCACCATCGTCCAGGCGCTGGATGTGGCCGGCAAGGACGCGCGCGACAAGCGGGCCGAGATCGCCGAGGCGCTGCGGCGCGACCGGCTTGACGCGGTGGTGCTGACCGCGCCGGAGAGCGTCGCCTGGCTGTTGAACCTGCGCGGCGCCGACGTGCCGCACACGCCGCTGCCCCTGTCCTTCGCCGTGCTGCATTCCGACGGGCTGGTCGACCTGTTCATCGACCGGCGCAAGCTGGTGCCGGGCGTCGACACCCATCTCGGCAACGAGGTGGCGATTCAGCCGCCGTCCAGCCTCGGCCAGGCGCTGGAAGGCCTGGGCCGCGCCGGCAAGGCGGTGCGGATCGACGCCGCCTCGGCCAGCGCCTGGGTGCAGGACCGGCTGAAGGGCGCCAAGGTCGATGTCGGCGCCGACCCCTGCGCCCTGCCCCGCGCCCGCAAGAACGCGGTGGAGCTGGAGGGCACCCGCGAAGCCCATCGCCGCGACGCCGCCGCGGTCAGCCGCTTCCTGGCCTGGCTGGCGCGCGAGGCGCCGTCCGGCAAACTGGACGAGGCCGGCGCCGCGGCGAAGCTGCTGGAGTTCCGGGTGGCCACCGGCGCGCTGCGCGACCTCAGCTTCGACACCATCTCCGCCGCCGGGCCGAACGCCGCCCTGCCCCACTACCGCTTCAGCGCCGAGAGCAACCGGCGGATCGAGCCCGGCAACGTCTATCTGGTCGACAGCGGCGGGCAGTACCGCGACGGCACCACCGACATCACCCGCACCATCATCGTGGGATCGCCGACGGAGGAGATGCGGCGCAACTTCACCTTGGTGCTGAAGGGCCATATCGCGATCTCGACCCTGCGCTTCCCGAAGGGCACCACCGGCTCGCAGATCGACGCCTTCGCCCGCCGGCCGCTGTGGGAGCATGGCCTCGACTACGACCACGGCACCGGCCACGGCGTCGGCAGCTATCTCAGCGTTCACGAGGGGCCGGCGCGGATCGCCAAGACGCCGAACACGATCGCGCTGGAGCCGGGCATGATCCTGTCGAACGAGCCCGGCTACTACGCCGCCGGCCGCTACGGCATCCGCACCGAGACGCTGGTGGTGGTGCAGCCCTGCGCGGAGCTGAGCGACGACACCCGGACTTTCTACGAGTTCGAGACCATCACCTTCGCCCCGATCGACCTGAACCTGGTCGACCCGGCGCTGCTGACCGCGGAGGAGCGCGCCTGGCTGGACGCCTACCACGCCCAGGTGCGCGACATCGTCGGCCCGCAGCTGGAGGGCGAGGACCGCGCCTGGCTGGAGCAGGCGACAAGGCCGGTCGGATAGCTTTTCTGTCAAGCCCGGCAACGACAGATGGGGGTGGGTGCCGGCAGCGCCGCCCTACTCCAGCTCCACGCCCTTGGTCTCCGGCAGCAGCAGCGTGGCGCCGATGTCGAGCACATAGATCACCGCCAGCAGCGCGATCGCCAGGCTGAAGGAGTATTGCGAGGCCAGCGCGCCGACCACCAGCGGGCCGAAGCCGCCGACGCCGCGGCCGAGGTTGAACAGCACACTCTGGGCCGTGGCGCGCGCCTCGGTCGGGTACAGCTCCGACATCAGCGCGCCGTAGCCGCCGATCATGCCGTTGACGAACAGCCCCATCACAGCGCCGCCGACCAGCAGCGCCGCCGGCGAGTCGAGCTGGGCGTAGGCCAGGACCATGATCGCGGCGCCAGCCTGGAACAGGATGAAGGTCGGGCGCCGGCCGATCCGGTCGGCGAGATGGCCGAAGGCGCCGATGCCGACGCACATGCCGAGGATGGTCACCACCGTCCACAGCGCCGACTTGGTCAGGGAATAGCCCATGGCCGTCGACAGGTAGCTCGGCAGCCAGATCATCAGCCCGTAATAGCCGAAGTTCTGCACCGAGCAGAGGATGAAGACGGCGAAGCTGATCCGGGCGGTGCGGGCGTCCTTGACCAGGAGGCGCAGCGCATTGCCCTGGCGTGGCCGGGCGGCGCGGTCGAGGAACAGCGCCGGCTCGCCGATGGTGCGGCGGACGATGAAGGACACGATGGCCGGCAGCAGGCCGATCGCGAACATGCCGCGCCAGCCGATCAGCGGCAGCAGCAGTGGCGTGGCCAGGGCCGCAGCCAGCACGCCGGCCTGCCAGCCGAGCCCGACATAGGAGGAGGCGCGGGCCCGGTAACGGGCGGGCCAGGTCTCCGCCACCAGGGCCATGCCGATGCCGAACTCACCGCCCAGGCCGAGCCCGGCGATGGTCCGGTAAGCCAGCAGGTCCCAGTAGCCTTGGGCCAGGGCGCAGAGGCCGGTGAAGACGGCGAAGAGCAGGATGGTCCAGGTCAGCACCCGCACCCGGCCGAGGCGGTCGCTGAGCATGCCGAACAGGATGCCGCCGGCCACCGCGCCGATCAGCGTCGCGGTCACCAGCGACCCCGATTCGGCCGGGCTCAGCGCCAGCCCGGCGGCCACGGCCGACAGCATGAATCCCAGGATCAGCAGGTCGAACCCGTCCATGGCGTATCCGACCGCCGAGGCGATCAGCGCCCGCCGCGCCGTCGCATCCGGCCGGTCCGCCGCCACGCCGCCTGCCGCCATTCCGATTTCGGTCGTCGCCATCGCCGTCCCCTGCCCCGGTCCCGCCGCTGTCCGAGCATTGTTTCAGTTCGATTGCAAGCAAGACCGGTGCCAGGAGCTCGGATCGCGCTAGACTGCCCGCGGAATCGGGAGCGAGGACCGGCGATGTTGAGCGGGACGCAGAAGGCGCAGTACGAGAGCGACGGCTATCTGGTGCTGGAGGGCTTCAAGCCGATCGAGGAGATCCGCGTCGTCCGCGCCCGGGCGGAGGCGATCGTCGAGGCCTTCGACCCCGGCGACACCGTCTCGATCTTCACCACCAGGGACCAGGAACGGAAATCCGACGAGTATTTCCTGACCTCGGGCGACAAGATCCGCTGCTTCTTCGAGGAGGAGGCGTTCGACGAAGCCGGCCGGCTGCGCCAGGCCAAGGCGCTGTCGATCAACAAGATCGGCCATGCGCTGCACGATTTGGACCCGGTGTTCGACCGCTTCTCGCGCGACCCGAAGCTGGCCGACCTCGCCGCCGATCTCGGCCTGGCCGAGCCGCAGATCTGGCAGTCGATGTACATCTTCAAGCAGCCCGGCATCGGCGGCGAGGTGCGCTGGCACCAGGACGCCAGCTTCTTCGAGACCACCCCGATCAGCGTCACCACCTTCTGGTTCGCGCTGGAGGATGCCGACCGGTCGAACGGCTGCCTGTGGGTGGAGCCGGGCGGGCACCGCAGCCCCTTGCGCGAGCGCTTCCTGCTGGAGGACGGCGCGACGCGGATGGAGACGCTGGACACGACGCCCTGGCCGACCGACGCCACCGCCGTGCCGGTCGAGGTCAAGGCCGGCGCCCTGGTCTGCTTCCACGGCAAGCTGCCGCATTACAGCGCGCCGAACCGGTCGCCGGTGTCGCGCCACGCCTATACGCTGCACGTCACCGACGGCCGCACTGCCTATTCGCCGCGCAACTGGCTGCGCCGCGGGCCGGAGATGCCGGTGCGGGGTTTTGCCTGAGGCCACAAAGGCTTGCATCCCGCCGCGAGTTGATTCCATCCTGCCGGCAACAGGTTCCGCAAGGAGCCAACCGCAAGCTGGGAGGGAACCCATGGTCAAGGCCGTATTGACCGGGACGGACGACCAGGGCGGCGCCGTGTCGATCCCGAAGGGCGACATCGTCTTCATCCGCGAATCCTACCGGTCGGGCGAGATCCCCGGCCGCACCAAGATCGATTTCGGCACCGCCGCCGCCGACGAGCAGGAGGCCTATCTGGTCGACTCGCTGACGACGGTGCTGAAGAAGCTCGGCAACGGCGTCTCCGTCGCCCGTCTGACCACGCCGTCCGGCACCCCGGTGCACGTCGTCGCCGCCCGGGTCGAGGCGGTGCGGGCGGCCCAGAGCTGGCACCATCCGAAGGCCCGGACGATCCTTCTGGCCCGCGGCCGCGAGATCCAGGTGCGCGAGGACCGCGATCTGGTGCTGCGCCGGGTCAACGCCGCCCGGCCGGAGCGGGCGAAGCCGGTTGCCTGACAAAGCAAGGGCCGGCGAAAGCCGGCCCCAGGTCCTTCGCGCTTGCGGCGTGGATCAGTGCAGGTTGCGCGACCAGGCGTCGACCTGCCGGTCGGCCTCGTCCCTGGCAATGCCGTAGCGTTCCTGGATCCGCCCGACCAGCTGGTCGCGCTGGCCGTCGAGGACGTCGAGGTCGTCGTCGGTCAGCTTGCCCCACTGCTCCTTGGCCTTGCCCTTCATCTGCTTCCACTGTCCCGAAATCTGATCCCAGTTCATCGCGATCTCCTGTCGTGAGGTGGTCACGCCCGGATCAAAGCGAGCCCGCTGTCCGGGTCGAGCGCCTTGCGCAGATGGGCCGGTGCCTCGGTCACGATCAGCTCCAGCGTCGGCCGCACCCGGGCCTCGGCCAGGTGGCCGGCCAGGGCCGTGCCGTCACGGCGGCCGAGCACCAGATGCACATGCAGCGCCGGCTTGCCTTCGGGCGACACCGCGACGTCGCCGATTAGCGACGCCACCTCGACCTGCTCCTTCACCGGGATCGGCAGGTACTCCTTCCGCTCCCAGTCGAAATAGCGCAGCCCGGCCTCGCTGAAGGCGCCGATGCCGGTGATCTGGGCCGCGGTCAGCCGCTCCGCCTCGGCGAAGCGCTGCAGGTTCTCCATCACCGCCTCCCCGGTCTCGAGGATGACGGCGAAGACCCTCTGGCCGTCGGCCGCGTGCAGCTGCTTGACGATCATCCCATCGCTCC comes from Inquilinus sp. Marseille-Q2685 and encodes:
- a CDS encoding MFS transporter, whose amino-acid sequence is MTAVLSSVAALLAGVGLMLCGNGLQAVLVAVRATDAGFGTVVTGLLGSGYYAGFVLGCLFGPHLVRRAGHVRTFAAVAALAAAVALSFPQLVHPAPWIVLRGGTGFCFAVVFMVIESWLNEQATSRTRGTVLSLYTIVTLVAITIGQMLLGVEAGNPMAAFTWIAIMICLAVLPIAMTRVAAPPPPQTVRLRLARLAATSPVGAAACLVVGIANAAFWSLGPVFAQARGFDAATVALFMSVGVLGGAVGQWPLGRLSDRVDRRWTIVISGIGTAAAGAALLAVDGLPETAVIGLAFLYGAFSLPLYPLALAHTFDQVKAGEFVETSSGLLLIYAVGAVVGPVPASLLMVQLGYPTLFAFVGAVNLALVAFTLYRMGRRARAPAEARPGFVSVQPATQGAIGLDPRAPETPAAEAAER
- a CDS encoding DUF1127 domain-containing protein; this encodes MGYQLLATLIRGFFRIRGGIDRSLTYHELMELTDRQLEDIGLTRNLIETVLVQGDDDVAAMLPEGAVRASLQRAANTNRLASVA
- a CDS encoding aminopeptidase P family protein, whose translation is MTTDLADALAAAAADTGGRYDAAGLQELLEGVIAAPAALDDREWMELAVPGATEAQAKRLRAAKAAVAAARRPAGPKPAERLAALRGVLARLGLDAYVVPHADEHQGEYLPARAERLAWLTGFTGSAGIAVVTAERAAIFIDGRYTIQAEQQTDPALWERRHLHQEPHEAWLAEALPKGGRAGYDPRLVTVSWVEKARKAVEAAGGSLVAVEENPIDTLWTDQPPAPISPTIVQALDVAGKDARDKRAEIAEALRRDRLDAVVLTAPESVAWLLNLRGADVPHTPLPLSFAVLHSDGLVDLFIDRRKLVPGVDTHLGNEVAIQPPSSLGQALEGLGRAGKAVRIDAASASAWVQDRLKGAKVDVGADPCALPRARKNAVELEGTREAHRRDAAAVSRFLAWLAREAPSGKLDEAGAAAKLLEFRVATGALRDLSFDTISAAGPNAALPHYRFSAESNRRIEPGNVYLVDSGGQYRDGTTDITRTIIVGSPTEEMRRNFTLVLKGHIAISTLRFPKGTTGSQIDAFARRPLWEHGLDYDHGTGHGVGSYLSVHEGPARIAKTPNTIALEPGMILSNEPGYYAAGRYGIRTETLVVVQPCAELSDDTRTFYEFETITFAPIDLNLVDPALLTAEERAWLDAYHAQVRDIVGPQLEGEDRAWLEQATRPVG
- a CDS encoding MFS transporter; protein product: MATTEIGMAAGGVAADRPDATARRALIASAVGYAMDGFDLLILGFMLSAVAAGLALSPAESGSLVTATLIGAVAGGILFGMLSDRLGRVRVLTWTILLFAVFTGLCALAQGYWDLLAYRTIAGLGLGGEFGIGMALVAETWPARYRARASSYVGLGWQAGVLAAALATPLLLPLIGWRGMFAIGLLPAIVSFIVRRTIGEPALFLDRAARPRQGNALRLLVKDARTARISFAVFILCSVQNFGYYGLMIWLPSYLSTAMGYSLTKSALWTVVTILGMCVGIGAFGHLADRIGRRPTFILFQAGAAIMVLAYAQLDSPAALLVGGAVMGLFVNGMIGGYGALMSELYPTEARATAQSVLFNLGRGVGGFGPLVVGALASQYSFSLAIALLAVIYVLDIGATLLLPETKGVELE
- a CDS encoding phytanoyl-CoA dioxygenase family protein, translated to MLSGTQKAQYESDGYLVLEGFKPIEEIRVVRARAEAIVEAFDPGDTVSIFTTRDQERKSDEYFLTSGDKIRCFFEEEAFDEAGRLRQAKALSINKIGHALHDLDPVFDRFSRDPKLADLAADLGLAEPQIWQSMYIFKQPGIGGEVRWHQDASFFETTPISVTTFWFALEDADRSNGCLWVEPGGHRSPLRERFLLEDGATRMETLDTTPWPTDATAVPVEVKAGALVCFHGKLPHYSAPNRSPVSRHAYTLHVTDGRTAYSPRNWLRRGPEMPVRGFA
- a CDS encoding CsbD family protein, whose protein sequence is MNWDQISGQWKQMKGKAKEQWGKLTDDDLDVLDGQRDQLVGRIQERYGIARDEADRQVDAWSRNLH
- a CDS encoding PPC domain-containing DNA-binding protein; translation: MIVKQLHAADGQRVFAVILETGEAVMENLQRFAEAERLTAAQITGIGAFSEAGLRYFDWERKEYLPIPVKEQVEVASLIGDVAVSPEGKPALHVHLVLGRRDGTALAGHLAEARVRPTLELIVTEAPAHLRKALDPDSGLALIRA